Proteins from a genomic interval of Salinivibrio kushneri:
- a CDS encoding diguanylate cyclase domain-containing protein, with protein MKIGQQLSIVVYACTALTFITLLITVELFYKQNQIQSRLDSIMAVHSQIDSLRGRLWLYRQYPSAQTRQDVNQSTHALRAQLDSDELALPPQSAQSIRLAANSIDRLLSVTAGQLSVAPSVDEGRLMLFSRFNVLLQAMSETAFSVRQQVMHQSGQQQKKLLVVHGGVLVVLALLVTIFVTRLRRRLTRRLKVLHSTITQIKQGDLTTELTLTDKDELTELADHVDEMKRALSHTMVDKKQLSEEVARQTQQLREQQHQLKFLAERDELTGLFNRRAFESHVEVAVMRANRAQTNAALLFIDLNDFKQVNDTYGHGVGDELLKVVGHRLKQCVRRSDLVGRLGGDEFIVWLDLLADKSALNEVITRIQDEMHAPIQVADTSLSLTISIGVSCFPTDGLELQQMMNQADAAMYYAKNHPEARCCLYSNLPTDQIK; from the coding sequence ATGAAGATCGGTCAGCAGCTCAGTATAGTTGTGTATGCCTGTACGGCGCTCACCTTTATCACGCTGTTAATTACGGTTGAACTTTTTTATAAACAAAATCAAATTCAGTCACGGTTAGACAGCATCATGGCGGTACACTCTCAGATTGATAGCCTGCGTGGCCGTCTATGGTTGTATCGTCAATATCCCAGTGCGCAAACGCGCCAAGATGTGAATCAGTCGACCCATGCATTGCGTGCGCAGTTAGACAGCGATGAACTTGCGTTACCGCCGCAGTCCGCGCAGTCAATCCGGCTCGCGGCAAATAGTATTGACCGCCTATTGTCAGTAACAGCCGGGCAGTTAAGCGTTGCCCCTTCCGTGGATGAAGGGCGTTTGATGCTGTTCTCACGTTTCAATGTGTTGCTACAGGCGATGAGTGAAACGGCCTTTTCGGTACGGCAGCAGGTGATGCACCAATCGGGACAACAACAGAAAAAACTGTTGGTTGTGCATGGCGGCGTGCTGGTGGTTTTAGCCTTGTTGGTGACCATCTTCGTGACCCGCTTACGGCGGCGACTAACTCGTCGCCTAAAGGTATTGCATTCGACCATTACGCAAATTAAGCAAGGTGATCTGACCACGGAGTTAACCTTAACTGACAAGGATGAACTGACTGAGCTAGCTGATCATGTTGATGAGATGAAGCGAGCACTGAGCCACACCATGGTGGACAAAAAGCAGTTGAGCGAAGAAGTCGCACGGCAAACGCAACAGCTTCGTGAGCAGCAGCATCAACTCAAATTCCTGGCTGAACGCGATGAGTTGACGGGCCTCTTTAACCGACGTGCGTTTGAATCACATGTGGAGGTGGCGGTGATGCGGGCCAATCGCGCCCAAACCAATGCGGCGTTATTATTCATTGATTTAAATGATTTTAAGCAAGTCAATGACACCTACGGACATGGGGTCGGTGATGAGCTTCTCAAAGTGGTCGGTCATCGCTTGAAACAATGCGTGCGTCGCTCTGATTTGGTTGGCCGCTTGGGGGGAGATGAGTTCATTGTCTGGCTGGACTTATTAGCGGATAAATCGGCGCTGAATGAAGTGATCACCCGTATCCAAGACGAAATGCACGCGCCAATACAGGTTGCCGATACCTCCTTGTCACTGACCATTAGCATCGGCGTAAGTTGCTTCCCCACGGATGGGCTCGAGCTACAGCAAATGATGAATCAAGCCGATGCCGCCATGTATTACGCCAAAAATCACCCTGAAGCGCGTTGTTGCTTGTATTCCAATCTTCCGACTGACCAGATAAAGTAG
- the ampD gene encoding 1,6-anhydro-N-acetylmuramyl-L-alanine amidase AmpD: MSFSQIDNHWLVGARACLSPHHNPRPDSKDISLLVIHNISLPPGQFDGPYIEQFFQGHLDPSAHPYFAEIASLRVSAHLLIRRDGSVIQFVPFSARAWHAGASCFDGRQQCNDFSIGIELEGTDTHPYTDQQYQSLAAITQTLMQSYPAITRDRITGHQHIAPGRKTDPGVAFDWKKLHALI; this comes from the coding sequence ATGTCTTTTTCACAGATTGACAATCATTGGTTGGTAGGCGCGCGCGCTTGTCTGTCTCCTCATCATAACCCACGCCCAGATAGCAAGGATATCTCCTTGCTGGTGATCCACAACATCAGTCTGCCGCCCGGTCAGTTCGACGGTCCCTATATTGAGCAGTTTTTTCAGGGGCATCTCGACCCCTCGGCACATCCTTACTTTGCCGAGATCGCATCGCTGCGCGTCTCCGCCCACCTACTGATCCGACGAGATGGAAGTGTGATCCAGTTTGTACCATTCAGTGCGCGTGCATGGCATGCTGGCGCTTCGTGTTTTGACGGTCGGCAGCAATGTAACGATTTTTCTATCGGTATTGAGCTAGAGGGCACAGACACACATCCATACACCGATCAGCAGTACCAATCGTTAGCGGCGATCACGCAGACGCTGATGCAGTCCTACCCAGCCATTACTCGTGATCGAATCACAGGACACCAACATATTGCCCCAGGCCGTAAAACGGATCCTGGGGTAGCGTTTGACTGGAAAAAGTTACACGCACTGATTTAG
- the pdhR gene encoding pyruvate dehydrogenase complex transcriptional repressor PdhR has protein sequence MAYQRIRQPKLSDVIEKELEGLILEGTLSPGQKLPPERELATQFDVSRPSVREAIQRLEVKKLLTRKQGGGTFVSERLWQRFSEPLLELLADHPETQLDLLESRHALEGISSYFAALRGTEEDFSRIEDCHDAIRQAQQNGDLEAEASAVMQYLVAVTEAAHNVVLLHIMRSLAPLLEQNILQNFELLYRRQETVENVSRHRAEIVDAITAGEPEKARQASHAHLAYIEETLLDLGREESRRERSLRRIQQRKDELE, from the coding sequence ATGGCATATCAGCGAATTCGTCAACCTAAACTCTCGGATGTAATTGAAAAAGAGCTCGAGGGCTTAATTCTGGAAGGGACCTTGTCTCCGGGCCAGAAGTTACCGCCTGAACGAGAGTTAGCGACGCAATTTGATGTGTCTCGCCCGTCAGTGCGCGAAGCGATTCAACGGCTTGAAGTCAAAAAGCTACTGACGCGCAAGCAAGGTGGCGGCACCTTTGTCAGTGAACGCCTTTGGCAACGCTTCTCTGAGCCATTGCTAGAGTTATTGGCGGACCATCCAGAAACCCAGCTTGATTTATTGGAGTCACGGCATGCTTTAGAGGGGATTTCTTCTTATTTTGCCGCATTACGGGGAACAGAAGAGGATTTTTCTCGCATTGAAGACTGTCATGACGCCATTCGTCAAGCACAACAAAATGGGGACTTAGAGGCAGAAGCCTCGGCTGTGATGCAGTATCTCGTTGCCGTAACGGAAGCGGCGCATAATGTGGTGTTACTTCACATCATGCGCAGTCTCGCGCCGTTACTGGAACAGAATATTTTGCAAAATTTTGAGCTACTTTATCGCCGTCAAGAGACGGTGGAAAACGTCAGCCGACACCGAGCTGAGATAGTGGATGCGATTACCGCTGGTGAACCAGAAAAAGCCAGACAAGCGTCGCATGCGCACTTGGCTTACATTGAGGAAACTCTGTTGGATCTTGGTCGAGAAGAAAGCCGTCGCGAACGGTCTCTACGTCGAATTCAACAACGCAAGGACGAGTTGGAGTAG
- a CDS encoding ABC transporter substrate-binding protein, with translation MKRGLALVAMIAIAFIGFRTWQQLRPPVSEPLSSLAIAVSLTPLSAPIIVAKEQGLFKKHGIAMTLKPVHGGVKSFQTLMSGEVDLATTSETVVMFNSFERDDFNVLTSFVESDNDVKLWSIDREISGSLAHALDNARVGIVASSASEYFFDSLLQLHDIPRERVEKVGYPPEALPKALLDEKVDVIAIWEPYGYQLLKQSNQPVHSLDSKGLHSLSFLLVSDRLLVNKQHQDMQRVVSALDDAVNFIHQHPERAKVQVSAYLDMSDDKLSWLWQDYLFRLSLNDSLLLRLKNQARWAQEAGLVEGSTPSFRHILNPGPLVEATQKVSLLE, from the coding sequence ATGAAGCGAGGGTTAGCCCTGGTGGCCATGATAGCGATTGCGTTTATTGGGTTCCGTACGTGGCAGCAACTCAGGCCGCCAGTGTCCGAACCATTATCATCACTGGCTATTGCGGTTTCGCTCACCCCCCTGTCTGCCCCGATTATTGTGGCCAAAGAGCAGGGACTATTTAAAAAGCATGGTATTGCGATGACGCTTAAGCCTGTCCATGGCGGGGTAAAGAGTTTTCAAACCTTAATGTCAGGAGAGGTGGACTTAGCGACTACCTCAGAGACGGTGGTGATGTTTAACAGTTTTGAGCGCGATGATTTTAATGTGCTAACCAGCTTTGTCGAGTCAGATAACGATGTCAAACTCTGGTCTATTGACCGTGAGATTAGCGGCTCGTTGGCGCACGCGCTCGACAATGCACGCGTGGGCATTGTTGCGTCGAGTGCCAGTGAGTATTTCTTTGACTCTTTGCTGCAATTGCACGACATTCCGAGAGAGCGGGTGGAAAAAGTTGGCTATCCTCCCGAAGCACTGCCCAAAGCGCTTCTCGACGAGAAGGTGGATGTGATAGCCATATGGGAGCCCTACGGCTATCAGCTCCTCAAGCAGTCCAACCAGCCGGTGCATTCGCTTGATAGTAAAGGTCTGCACAGCCTCTCTTTTCTGTTAGTCAGTGATCGCTTGTTAGTCAACAAGCAGCACCAGGACATGCAACGGGTTGTTAGTGCGCTAGATGACGCGGTGAACTTTATTCATCAACACCCAGAGCGGGCTAAAGTACAGGTTTCCGCGTATCTTGACATGTCAGACGATAAACTCAGCTGGCTATGGCAAGATTACTTATTCCGCCTTTCATTGAATGATTCGTTACTACTGCGGTTAAAAAACCAAGCGCGATGGGCGCAAGAAGCGGGTTTAGTGGAAGGGAGCACGCCGTCATTCCGCCATATACTCAATCCAGGCCCCTTGGTTGAGGCCACGCAAAAAGTGAGTTTATTAGAATGA